The genome window ATCATTTTTGACCCGGTTACCGATGATGTTATCCGTGCCAAAGGTAGTGGAAATCTGAAACTTCTTGTCGATGAATACGGGAACAACAACATGTGGGGAACTGTCTTTATTGATGAGGGAACTTATACCTTTTCGACCATTATCAAGAGAAAATTCAACGTTACGAAAGGAAGCAGCCTGACATGGAAAGGGGATGTTTATGAGGCAGATGCCAATATTGAGGCTATTTACAAGCTGGAGGCAAGTGTTTACAGCCTGATCAAAGACAATAAAAACATGTCGCAGGAAGAGAAAGACCTCTACAGACAAACGAATTTTCCGATAAATGCCAAACTGATACTCACGGGAAATCTCTTTTCTCCTGATGTAAAACTTGATTTTGAAATTTTAAATACAGGAACGCTGTCTTCAGGGAAACAGGATATTTTTCTGAATCAGCAGATAGCCAATATCAAGAACAACGAGCAGGAACTTAACAAACAGGTGATCAGTCTTTTACTGTTAAATAGCTTTTTGCCGCCTGAAACAGGACTCACCGGAATTGCCTCGGAGAGTGATTTCAATCTCAATATCGGTTCTTTATTGTCCAATCAATGGAACCAATGGCTGTCAGGATTTTCACGGCACATCAATACCAAATACATCAACAACATTCAGTTTGGAGTCAATTATGCCAATGAAAAACAATATCAGCGCGAACTTGATGTATTGCTCAGCGGAAGCCTGTTTAACGACAGAGTCGATTTCTCCGGAAGCTATGATATTGAAAATGATAATACTAACTTTCAGGTGAATTTTCAACCCATCAAGTCGAGTCGATTAAGAATAAAGGTTTTCAACAAGGCTGAAAATAATCTGGCTTATCAGCAGGACATCAACCGCCAGGGTATCGGGCTCTTTTTTAAGCAGGATTTTGATAAATGGGGTGAAATTATCAGGCGGAAGAGAAATGTGATTTATTCCAAATAATAAGTTCAGTAAGTAAAAGCATACTGAATCAGGTTGGCTCCCATCTTCAGAGCTTTTTGCCTCACTTCCTCGGGGTCTTTATGAACGCTCTGATCTTCCCAGCCATCTCCTAAATCACATTCATAAGAATAAAACAAAACGACCCTGCCTTCGTGTACGATGGCAAAGCCCTGAGGGGGTTTACCGTCATGTTCATGAATTTTGGGCAAACCGTTCGGAAAGTTAAATTTCTGATGATAAATGGGGTGATCAAATGGCAATTCAACCAGTTCATGTTCAGGAAATATCTTTTTTATCTCATTACGGACAAACTTGTCCATTCCATAGTTGTCGTCAATATGCAGGAAACCGCCTGCAAGCAGATAATTCCGAAGGTTCTGAACTTCCTGAGGCGAAAAGATGACATTCCCATGTCCGGTCATGTGTATGAAAGGGTAATTAAAGATTTCTTCACTTCCAACATTAACATCTTCAACACCTGTAATGTTGGTACCCAGATTTTTATTGCAGAAAGTTACCAGATTGGGCAAGCTGGTCGGATTGGCATACCAGTCTCCGCCTCCACGATAAACCAACCTGCCGATTTTAATTCCGGTTTGTCCATAACTATTGTGAAAAAAAGCTAAAATGATAAACAGAAAAGTTAAAT of Sphingobacteriales bacterium contains these proteins:
- a CDS encoding DUF4159 domain-containing protein, which gives rise to MRHLTFLFIILAFFHNSYGQTGIKIGRLVYRGGGDWYANPTSLPNLVTFCNKNLGTNITGVEDVNVGSEEIFNYPFIHMTGHGNVIFSPQEVQNLRNYLLAGGFLHIDDNYGMDKFVRNEIKKIFPEHELVELPFDHPIYHQKFNFPNGLPKIHEHDGKPPQGFAIVHEGRVVLFYSYECDLGDGWEDQSVHKDPEEVRQKALKMGANLIQYAFTY